From the Microtus ochrogaster isolate Prairie Vole_2 chromosome 8, MicOch1.0, whole genome shotgun sequence genome, the window GGTAGGGAATGCAACGGCTTTATCTGTTTAAGTTCGCTTTTTCttagctctttctttttctctctcctatctTAGCCTCTGCAGGTCGCTGTCTCTCTTATTTGTCCTTGTGGCTTCCATAAACTCCTTCAGTCTTCCCCAGTCGAAGaaccctcctgccttcccaggTACGTCTCTCGGGTGAGGGAACCCTCCTACTGAAGGGAACAGGCTGCAGATGGAACAAttctctgctcttttctcctccctgttttctcccctcttcctctctccccatccctcctgatagggacttgctgtgtagcctagtCTGGCCTCAGTTCAATGCCTCAATCTACCTGCCCCAACTTCCCTAATGCTGGTTTTTCAGGCTGTGCCCCCATGCCTAGCTTCACACCCTTCTTACTTTAGtcaagtcattaaaaaaaaaaatttctcctgCTTATCTGCGAGCTTGCTACGTCAGCTAGATGTACGAGAACAAAACAGCTTCTGTGCTACTTCCCACCCCCTTGCTGCTCTGCATTTCCTGGTACCTAGCTCAGGCCATATGCCGAGCCCTCGTGTTTTCATAGATGAAGACCAACAGTCTTCATCTACGTCCTAAGCTTAAGACATCCGCAGTACACACAGCCAGACCTGTTCTCTGAAACAAAATTTGGGATTCTCCCCTGAGCCAGAAGCCTTAGAAAGGCAGTCATGGACAGAGTTTGGTCTTGGGGGAAAAATATCCCTGGGACTTAcccaggattttctttttaaagctttaattTGGAAGACAGCGAGGAAGCATCTGCTCTAGGGACCTACGATCCCCACCACCAGCCGCTCCAGGCCCACAGCAGGCAGCCCCTGATTAGGTTCTGGCCTTGGCAATGTTAACACTAAGTTGGGGTTCTCCTAGGAGCCCTGGGTGTTAAATTAGGAACATCCTTAAAGCTTGTGTTGCATTCAGAAATCCGAATCTGGGAGCTCCCTGAGGATGAGTGCCCTCCCCTTCCTCAACCGGCAACAGTCTTTCATGTTGTTGAGGAAGATGGGTTTCCATCTTACCTGTAGGAACAGTGTCTCTCTCCCCTACCTCAAAAGGCTTCCAAATAGCTCCTCTGTTCTCCAGGTACTGTCTCTTGTGATGAAGACGGAGTGAGAGTTGAGTTTCTAAGTAGTCTTGACTTGGAAAAATGGCAACCTTCTGTTGTAGGTATGTAATATGtatttaatctttgtaaaaactttttaatgattcctttttaaatttttaatgtgcACTGGTGCTTtggctgcatgtgtgtctctgtgagggtgtctcatcccctggaactggagttacagaccatcgtgagctgccatatgggtgctgggaattgaactggggtcctctaaGAACAGCCACGGCGTTTAACCTccgaaccatttctccagccactgTACTATTTAATCTTAATTCCAATCTGTAGAAAACAGGACCACCTCTATTTGGGTACACAAGACCCCAACACTTGGTGCTTTGGGGTCCCTGACTTGCCCAATGCCACCCAGAGGGAGAACACCTGTCTTTCCTGGCTTGTATGACTTTGTGGGATCCACTGGGAAACTTTGGCTGTAAGTCACAGCCAGCACAGAGTTTGAGTCTCCTCGCCAAATTCTGTCATAAGTGATAAAAGCGCCTTAGATGCGGATTAAGTCCTGGCTCAGAACCTTCGATTGGCTCTGACACTGGAGTGTGTTTCTTGGTTATCTGTCTTCTGTAGATACCTCCGGTGCTGAGATTTTGAACTGCACTTATGCCTTGGACTCAAAAAACCTCACCATGAAGCTCTCTTATGAAACCTGTACCACAGGACTGGTAAGTAATTCCTTTGGAGGAGTGTTCTGGGGAGGAGGAACCTAATCATTTACTGGTATTCAACTTGATGGCTAAGGGTTTAGACTTTGAAACAAAACAGCAGTCCTCAATCAAACTGCCTTGTTCTGATGGGCTGCTAACATAGCCAGAGGACACTTTGGATCATGCCTAAGAACATTCTGGAGCTGGGATAGGTTCTATTACTGGAATCAATATGGGTATAAGCTTATAATGCCCAAGGGAGGGGGAAAGCTCTGAAATATAAGCATTGAAGAATCCCAGGTCTTGAGCTATTAGTCCCAGGTTTGACTTCAAGTAAGCCACCTAACCTTGCTAAGCCTCTGTTTCCTTATTAGAAAGTTGGAAAAAATGCTGCCACCTCCAGAGGGTATAAAGACTAATGATACCATAGAGATGAAAGCAGGGCACATTACTTAGAGCAAATGCTTGGGCATGGAGCTATTTTACTAGAACCCTGTGTGAGATAGAAGGCTATTTCTGGCGCCAGCAGAGGAGAACCTAACTGAAGAACAGGTGTTAAAAAGCAAACAGTTGCTAAGCAATAAGGGTTTCTCTATTGCCAAGCAACAGGATTGCCCAATTAGGGTCATTAGGTGTAATAAAAACCTGCCACATGGCAGAAGTTCTCAAGCGTCCATGTGCAAAGAATCGCCTAGGGGTTTGGGGTGTGCTCAAGGATTTCAGCTGATGTGGGTGTGGGAGTGAGTCCTGGGAATCGAATGTTTAATTAGACCATTTCCTCTGGCCCTACAGGGCAGCCTTTGTGTATATTCAGACTCTGCTTTCTGAGCAGGCTTCTAGCCCACTGAGACCCTCTGTGATGGCCCCGAAAAGTAATATCTTTGGGGAAATCTGCATTGACTTAAACTTCCCGTTCTTTATTGAAGCTTCAGACGTGTGTAATCAGTGTGTGGTCATCATATCTGCCCCTTACTTCCTTGTTCCTTCTGGTTTCTCCCAGGACTCCCCAATCACATATCCCTTTCAACTTGATACCTTCCTCCTATGGATACAAGCCTTCCCAACTTCAAGAAGCTTAGAAGTGCATTTCCCTGGGCCCAGTGTCTGCTAAAAGCTACAAGCTATGAATGGCCAAACCTAGTCTCACAGACTTAATGAATGTGGTGGCCTTTGAATTAGAAACAGTTTTTAAGgtgaaaatgacataaaatttaaGAGTTACTATTCTAACTCTCAGCAGAAAATTGTTGGATACCAATTGTCTTTGTCTAAGTTCCATGAGATCAGAGGTAACAAAGATACCCTACTCAGCACAAGGGCGTCCGCCTAGCTGCTGAGTGGGGGTGTTTGAATAACCTATAGAGATGTCTGGGAATAGCATGAGACAAACATAATAGAAATATAACAGAAGCAGTCTTTAGCCCTAACGTTGGAACTCTCCTCTCAACCAAGCTAGCTATATAGTCTTCTGGCAAAGAAATGAAGTGCCTTCAGGAACTTGGATTGCCTAACTGAAATATGTTCTGTTCTAATGTCAGACTCAGACTTCTAGAATTGCCTGTCCCACTGAGGCTCTAACTCCTCATCCGTACTATCTTTGTACACAGGTTGGTGGGTACCAGGTGAGCATCAGAGTGCGGGACAACAGTAGTGACCTGAGAGATAAAGGCGGCCTGGGCCTGCATCATTTCTTCTGTCCACTTATTACAAAAGAGATCTACGAGTTTTCAGAAGCCATAGTCTGCACGAAGGATTTTATATCCGTAAGTGAAGTGGGAGGGCTGCCTCCCCTATGGCTTTAGCAGGGGGACTAGAATGGCGGTGTGGGCGTAGCTGGGCTTAATAACTGGGTGGGTTTCAATTTCACTTTATTTACTGCGTGACcatgaagcattttctcaaccaCTCTGAGGCTTTGTTTCCAAGGCTAATGTGGAAGACCAGCATTGACCTGACAAGGTAGCTTCAGGACTGAGTACGCACAGTATAGAGCACCGCAGGCCTAGCGACACAAAAGACTAACTGCAGTCACACCGACAGTCACAAGATTGACTGATCACACAGTCCAGGTCCTGGCTCCAAACTAAAACACGAAAACAGACAAAACGGcccttctgcttttgtgtttatGCTCAATAGGCTCATGTGGACGATGGACCACTAAGTAATAGGCCCTACTTTATCGTGGCAGCAATGACTTAATGCTGTACTTGATTCTGTGGATGTAAAGAAGGTTGTATATTTTAGAGTCTAGTATTTCAGCTTGTAATTGGATCTCGTCTACTTTCTCCGATGCCTTTTGAAACCCAAAGGGGTAAAATCCAAGGACGGGACTGAAAGACACATCTGGCCATGTGCTCTTCCTGCTGTGTGGCAACAGTCGGGCTTCTTGGAAGAATGGCATTAATTAACTTATGTCAATTAATCTGGGTGTTTTCTGCAAAACTGCAGGCAGCAGAACTTTAGAAACTTTCTCctaatctttccttttttccttttcagtttacCTTCCCACATATTTTCTCTAAGTTTGCTGATGATAACGCGGTAAGAGTACAGTTTGTTTCTGAATGGGTTTGTGTCTGTGCGCATGTGGACCATATGCGTCGGGATGCCTGCAGCGGATAGGAGGTGTCAGAGCTTCGTAACTGGAGCTAAAGGCAGTTGTGAATTGTATAATGATTctgagaactgaatttgggtcctctggaagagcagtaaatatTCACTGCGTCACCTCTCCAACTCCTAAAATATAATTCTTCACTTatgaattatattaatatttaaattcatgTTAAAGCTCGTGTTCACTTTAATCTGATAACCACGAGAATCTAACATTGTAAGTGCCAGTCTTTTAAAcaacggtgtgtgtgtgtatacatacatgtgttatACGTGTGCACTTGTGCAGTCGTGAACAGGTGTGCTGTTGGCAAGCACGTGTGGGTCAGAGGACCCCTTGgaattattttcatgtcttttggCTTTTGAAGAATGCACCTGAGATGGGATGGACCATTAAGCTTGACAATGGCACAAAAACCCACACTCTGTCCCTGAATGATGCCTTGAGACAAGGATTTAATCTTCTGATTGACAGCGAGAAATTAACCCTTGATGTGCCAGTCAATGCTACTGGAGTCGCTCAATATGTGGTAGGTGTGAAAACCCTTTTATATCACCATCAAAGAAATGACCAATGTCCTTAAGTATGATCTTAGCCATGGCTTCAAATGGGCTATATTGCCAATTAAAGAGGTGTATCTAGGTGGGCAGACTGGCCTGTACTTGTAGTTCTAGTACATGGGACGCTAATGCAGGAgacttgtgagtttgaggatagcctagACTAGACTACGTAGTGAGAATCTGTCACAAACAGCCTGTAAGTTCTAATATCAAGTGCTGCATTGGATGATAGGAATGCAAGGGGGGGAGAAGGGACACCGGCCTTGGTATGTGTTCTTCCCCCCTTTTATAGAGTCTTAGGGGTGAAGGTGTTCTGCTGGGGTGACACTGTTTGCCCTGTCTTCCAGGCCATCTGTGAGATATTGAATTGATATATTATGTTTTGCATAATGTGTAGACCAGCGATGGACCGTATGACAGTCCCATAAGACTGGAGTGGAGCTGAATTAGCCTGTTTTGTAGCTACAGTAACATTATAGTGCAATGCCTTGCCCATGTTTATAGTGGTTCCACATGAACCTGGACTGCCCACTTAATAAAGGTTTCACACATACAATCACATGTTAGGTGGATAATGACGGATAATGGCAAAAGCAGGTTTTATGTGACCATGCTCTATTGTGCAAGGACAACTTCTGACGGTACATCTCTTAGGATCTACCCCACTGTTAAGTCATGCATGGCTGTGCTTGATACAGGTCTTGGCAAGTGCTCAAACGTGGGCTACTTTAATAAAAAGAGTTTTGTTTCACCTTGAGCATAACAGGGATGGCTGGGCTCTGTGAGCACTCTGACCAGCTCTATAAGGTCGTCATAGACTATGGTCAGTTCTTGCTGACTCCCTAGAACTGGGTGAGTTATAGGTCATCCCCACAGACAGCACTAGTCTTGCAGGCATTATAGAAGACACAATTAGGACCAGAGCACCTTGGCAGTGATTGAATAAAATACTCACTTCTCATTTGTGCCAAAGTGATGCCCGATGCTTGAGTGCATTGGCTCTCACTGGTTAGAGAATCAAACTAATATCTTAAATCGTATCTGCTTCCCAACCCCCAGCAAGGGAGCAGCCATCTCTACAGTGTGAATCTGAATCTTATGTTCTCAATGCCTGGGCAGAGGATTACCTTCTCCTCACAAGCTCTCTGTGCATCAGGTGAGGCCCGAGAGACCACAGCTTCAGCAGTGGGAAACATTGTTCTTAGGACTTAAACCAAGGCTGATAATGGGTTTTCTGTCAATCATGGCCTGCAGATCTGTCTGTGACTTGCAATGTCACACACATGACTCTTGCCATACCAGAGTTCCCTGGGAAGCTAAAGTCTGTGGGCTTTGGCGAAAGGAGCATTCCCGAGAGGCAATGGCACACCAGTGGGATCGACAAAGAAGTAACAAATGGCTTGAGACTGCATTTCCGAAAAACTCTCCTGAAAGCAAAAGTATGTTTTTCCCTGAATGCCACGAGAGCCTTCTGAAGTACTCTGTGGGTAGTGTGAGATAATTCGTGGCTTGTCCATAGCGCCTACATGCTAGAATGATTGGTTTAAATAGTGCAAGGCCTCCCTTGATCTCTTTACATGAACAGATTTTTAAGGAAAGTTGTCTCCAGCACCATCTCCTTAACTTCTGCACGTGGatacttttctatatttttctcacTCAGTTCATTTGGCAAGCACAAACTACCTACCAGACATCTAATGATGAACGCTCACCATGGCCTGTTATACAACAGGGCAACTTGGTCTTTGTTTCAACCTTTTGCTTAAGGGTCTCCTGTTGTCATGAGGCTAGTCTTGATGGATGCCGTTGCCAGGGATTGAATGGCGGGGAGTGTGTAGCCATAGCACTCTGTAACATCTGGAGTTCTTTGAGCCCTTCTGGGCTTGGCAAGGATAGACTCCACTATCCTTTGCAATTTGTTAATTCAAGCTTTAGTGACTAATAGTACAAAGAGTATGAAGGACCGGGCGCTTTAGGGCGTGCATGAGTTTTAGCAATGAACTTCTGTCTAGAGAAGTACCCTGACCTGACAAAGTGAAAGCTCTTTTGTTTTGGCTTAGAAGGAAATTAGATCAGCCTGAAGTGTTGGGCAAACGTTTGGGGACTCCTGCTTTCGGAGACGGCTAGCTGACATTCTCTCGTTTCAGTCCTCTGACGAATGCCCACGTTACCAATTCTACTTCTTGGCACTCAAGCTGACCTTTCACCTCCAACCATACATGGTGACCACGGTGATAGATCCTGAGTGCCCCTGTGAGTCACCCATCTACATAggtaaaaaatgtttcttttctaaatcaaaactatctgggttttttgtttttattttactctttttgctCCTCTTAATGTGTCTGGGAAAATGTAATGGATCAAGATTCTGATTCACACTTGTGGCTCAAAGACTGAAGATGAGCTGTGTCAGAAACGACAATCTCTAAGTTCTGGGGTGGGGACCCACATGTGCTACCGTTCTCAAACATTCATGCAGGGAGATCACTGTGGAACCAGTGAATTTAAGTAACCTGGCGATACCGAATGAGACACGAGAGCCCCACCACTGCCGTCCAGGGACAAAGGCTTCAAACTTCTAGGTTAAAACTTTCCTAAGACTCCCATGGACTCTAGAAAGGAATTCTAAGTGGGCACCTTCTCTAGGTGAGCCCTGCTTCTCTTTACTCCCTCACCTAGACCAGGTCAGGCCAATAACAAAAGCTACCTTCTCAGTTCTCCTTAAACTGCCTGGGATTTGTGAGTCGAGGCCGAGTGTCCCTTACCAAGGTGTTCGTTGTTCATGCAGTTGTAGGTTTCAGGGTTCTGCTGGACTGTCTTAATCGCTGTATAGCCTCCTGTATGGGCTTCCCTGGTTTTAAAAAATCCTGGAAATTTTTCTCAAATCTCGAGAAAGGGACACGATGAAACCTGGCACTTTATAGCCAACCCACATTGAATCCTTAAGACACTTTAATCATTTATCAGATTGGCCTCCTCGCCTCTATGACCCTTCTTCCACGTCTCCTGGTCTGTATGTTGCTGACACTGCTCATGTGACTTATATTCCTCTTGTAACTGTTTTATCAGTGTTTGTTCAGAGACTTAAGAGAACTCAAGCTTAGCTGCTGGATTGGTCTAGGACTTCAGAACGTCACAGAGTGGGCTTATTTTCTCTAAACCTCTCCTGCTGTCCAGTTACAGATGAGCTGTGTACACAGGACGGGTTCATGAACTTTGAGGTCCACAGCCACCAAACAAAACCTGCTCTGAACCTGGAGACCCTCCTGGTGGGGAACTCCTCCTGTCAGCCTATTTTCAAGGCTGAGGCACTGGGGCTCGCACGCTTCCGTATACCTCTGAACGGATGCGGAACACGACAGAAAGTAAGTAGTAGTCAATGGGAAGAAGTTAGGACTGACTTTTGAAGCAAGTGCTTTGCTGACCAGCTTTGTCTAATGCTTAAGTTCGAAGGTGATAGAGTCATCTATGAGAATGAAATACACGCTCTCTGGAAAAATCTACCACCAAGCATCATATACAGGGACAGTGAGTTCAGGTGTGATATTCTACTGGGAgatttttaaggttttgtttacaTTACAGGGATTTTGTTAGCATAATTCATATCTTCCCCCTACCCTAAATTTTCCAGAATGACAGTGAGGTGTCATTACGCCAGAGACAGTGTGCTACTAAATGCCAATATCAAAAGCCGCCTTTCTCCAGTGGCCTCGGTAAAGCCAGGTCCACTGATGCTGGTCCTGCAAACATACCCAGGTGAGGGGTTGCAACTCGAGTTAACAGATAAAATACTTAGTGCATTCTAGGGGATCATCCCCCATCCAGTGCTGCCAGCCTAATGTGTCTTGCAGCCAGCCTGCACCTCAGTCCTGAAGAGGTTTCTGTTAATTGCAGACAAATCCTACCAGCAACCTTATGGGAAGGGTGAGTACCCTCTAGTAAGATACCTCCGCCAGCCAATCTACATGGAAGTGACTGTCTTGAACAGGAATGATTCCAACATCAAGCTGGTCTTGGATGACTGCTGGGCAACATCTTCTGTGGACCCAACCTCTCTCCCCCAATGGCATATTATCGTAGATGGGTATGTATTTCCTGCACCACAGGGCTGCCCAGATCAGAAACATCCAAACTTACCAGTTTGGATCGGAACTAATCCTCCTAGGACCTGAAGGAGACTTTGGTCATGAACTCCCTGACATGACCCTTGTTTCACAGTCCTCAGTCCTGGCTCTAATCAGGAGGCTCATGCTGCTTTTAGCCCCCTGAACTCTTAAGGAATAGGCTCCTCTCCAAaaagcctccctccctctggtGCATTTTTACCATGAGGGAGAAGTCGAGTGTCCATTTACTGACCACCTGCCATAAGCCTGGCCGCCATGTGTCCCATCACATCACCTGAGGGACTTGAGCCACCTTCGTGAGGGAAGCCACGCTTACTAAATGTTACCTCAGCAGTAGATGGAGCTGGGGATAGAATTCCCACATTAGAACCTAATGTGACAGTGCTTATAGCTGTTTGTCCTCTCAGCTCTGCCTGAAGTGTCCCCTCCTGGGTCCCTTACCTGCCAGGAGCTATACTTTAGCTTCCTCGGCTCTGTGGGAATGTGTTGCAAGACGCTAGACTCCAGCTAGACTCCAGCTGAACTCCTGCCTCAAGAGCACATAACAGCCTTACTCAGTCACACAATCCATTTCTTTACCTTTGGAGATCTGCCCAAGTATTCtttctctgaggccagccttgattCTCCCTTATGCCTCTGTAATTCTCCATACCGTTGTGCTTTCCCTCCTTAATGCCGTCACTACCTCTAGCATGTAATACAGAATGGCAACAATTCTCTAGTTCTATCGTAAACACTTACTACCTAGGACATAAATAGAAACACATTTCTGTGCAACAAGTAAGCTGGTATcttaacacatgcacacacactaaggaGAATGGTCACAACTTGAGTCTGTTATGAATTCACGTGctaaacaaatacatatttgtaTTACATAGCGCTATACATAGGACTTCACGAATATTGATGGTGAGGTCCAGTCAGAAAGATGTAAGTAAAACAGGTACTGGTAGGATATAGACACAGCTGTAGCATAGTTGTCACATGTGACTCACCTTGTTCAAATATGCACATGTGGATTGCTGTGACTGATGCCCCCATCCTGGTGCCTGTGTCCTAGCTGCGAATATGATCTGGACAACTACCGCACTACCTTCCATCCAGCTGGCTCCTCTGTGCTCCATCCTGCTCACTACCAGAGGTTTGACGTGAAGACCTTTGCCTTCGTGTCAGAGGCACAGGGGCTCTCCAGCCTGGTATGTGACCACGAAGTCACCTGGGGTAGGTTGACGGTGAGCGCACTGAACCCGCCtgactctcttccttctcttccagatCTACTTCCACTGCAGTGCCTTGATCTGCAACCAAGGGTCCCTTGACTCCCCGCTGTGCTCCGTGACTTGCCCTGCATCCTCGAGGAGCAAACGAGGTAAAAATTTAATCCCTGTTCTTGTTGGTCAAAGCAAGTCTCAATTTTTTAGAATTGAGTAATTTTAGGATAATAATATCTTGTTCTCCACCTAGTCCCAAGGAACATCGTCTCCAAGTCTTCCTTTGCTAAAGTGGTGAGCCCAGGGCACATAGATTCTTGTTTAGCCCAGTCCATCCATCCTTTGAGAATCTATCCATGACAGGCAGGTGGAATTCGCATCACAGGATACTCCATGGACCTCTTCTAGGGACTCCGTTAATGCCTCTGGCACGCTACTCCCGAAATCAAAGCAAAACCTTGATTATCTGTCTCCCACACAGAGGCCATCAGAGAAGACACAATGACAGTTAGCCTTCCAGGACCTATTCTCTTATTGCCAGGTGATTCTTCACTTACAGGTATGCATTTAAAGTCTGGGGTACTAGTTAATGCAAGCGTTTAGCTTTTTCTGCCAAAAATAATAGTATGCTTAATGATAACCTGAATAAGAACAAAGTAGAATAAGTTCCCTTCCCACAGAAACTTGAACTACTTGTGTGCTCTCCTGAAAATCACCAGC encodes:
- the Zp2 gene encoding zona pellucida sperm-binding protein 2; this translates as MVWRQRIGPVGPPCCRSLCRSLSLLFVLVASINSFSLPQSKNPPAFPGTVSCDEDGVRVEFLSSLDLEKWQPSVVDTSGAEILNCTYALDSKNLTMKLSYETCTTGLVGGYQVSIRVRDNSSDLRDKGGLGLHHFFCPLITKEIYEFSEAIVCTKDFISFTFPHIFSKFADDNAVRNAPEMGWTIKLDNGTKTHTLSLNDALRQGFNLLIDSEKLTLDVPVNATGVAQYVQGSSHLYSVNLNLMFSMPGQRITFSSQALCASDLSVTCNVTHMTLAIPEFPGKLKSVGFGERSIPERQWHTSGIDKEVTNGLRLHFRKTLLKAKSSDECPRYQFYFLALKLTFHLQPYMVTTVIDPECPCESPIYIVTDELCTQDGFMNFEVHSHQTKPALNLETLLVGNSSCQPIFKAEALGLARFRIPLNGCGTRQKFEGDRVIYENEIHALWKNLPPSIIYRDSEFRMTVRCHYARDSVLLNANIKSRLSPVASVKPGPLMLVLQTYPDKSYQQPYGKGEYPLVRYLRQPIYMEVTVLNRNDSNIKLVLDDCWATSSVDPTSLPQWHIIVDGCEYDLDNYRTTFHPAGSSVLHPAHYQRFDVKTFAFVSEAQGLSSLIYFHCSALICNQGSLDSPLCSVTCPASSRSKREAIREDTMTVSLPGPILLLPGDSSLTDATVPKRSEITKDMAAKIVAAVAALVGSVVIVGFICYLNKERTARLDH